In Populus trichocarpa isolate Nisqually-1 chromosome 7, P.trichocarpa_v4.1, whole genome shotgun sequence, the following proteins share a genomic window:
- the LOC7491759 gene encoding serine/threonine-protein kinase-like protein ACR4: MRNSSYSVRDFFIRVLMIGKWNGGYLVHFVVLSDLWWLVSGLGSMSSIAISYGENGPVFCGLKSDGSHLVNCYGSNSAIIYGTPAHFHFIGLTAGDGFVCGLLLESNQPYCWGSSGYLRPGVPRPMMEEAEYVEISAGDYHLCGLRKPSTGRSRNLSLIDCWGYNMTRNHVFDGQIQSISAGSEFNCGLFSENRTVFCWGDEANSRVISLIPQEMRFQKIAAGGYHVCGILEGVNSRAFCWGRSLGLEEEISVISAAYLNQGNVDFPPSDPMLSVVGGKFHACGIKSYDREVICWGYIVKRSTPTPSAIKVYEIAAGNYFTCGILAEKSLLPVCWGLEFPSSLPLAVSPGLCETTPCPPGSYEFFDANPPCKSPDSHACLPCSNGCPAEMYQKMECTLKSDRQCDYNCSSCYSAECFSNCSSLYSNNAKGKNRFWSLELPVVIAEIGLAVFLVIVVTTTAILYVHYRLRNCQCSAKQLKPKKNNGGGTSVSKDNGKIRTDMDEIKLRRARMFTYEELEGATSGFKEESIVGKGSFSCVYKGVLKNGTVVAVKKAIVCTDKQKNSKEFHTELDLLSRLNHAHLLNLLGYCEEGGERLLVYEFMAHGSLYQHLHGKNPALIEQLDWVRRVTIAVQAARGIEYLHGYACPPVIHRDIKSSNILIDEEHNARVSDFGLSLLGPADSSSPLAELPAGTLGYLDPEYYRLHYLTTKSDVYSFGVLLLEILSSRKAIDMQYEEGNIVEWAVPLIKAGDISAILDPALKPPSDPEALKRIANVACKCVRMRGKERPSMDKVTTALERALAQLMGSPCNDQPILPTEVVLGSSRMHKKSSQRSSNQSAVSETDVVEGEDQRIEFRAPSWITFPSVTSSQGRKSSASDADVDGKSSARNLGYVASVGDALRSLEEEIGPASPQERLFLQHNF, from the coding sequence ATGAGGAATTCGAGCTATTCtgttagagatttttttatcaggGTCTTGATGATCGGCAAATGGAATGGTGGATATTTGGTTCATTTTGTGGTTCTATCAGATTTATGGTGGCTAGTCTCAGGTTTAGGCTCCATGTCTTCCATTGCCATTTCTTATGGTGAGAATGGTCCTGTCTTTTGTGGTCTAAAATCAGATGGGTCTCATCTTGTGAATTGTTATGGTTCAAATTCAGCTATAATCTATGGAACTCCAGCTCATTTCCATTTTATTGGTCTAACTGCTGGAGATGGCTTTGTTTGTGGGCTTCTGTTGGAATCTAACCAACCGTATTGTTGGGGAAGTAGTGGCTATCTTCGACCAGGTGTGCCTCGGCCTATGATGGAAGAGGCCGAGTATGTAGAAATCAGTGCTGGCGATTACCATTTATGTGGTTTGAGAAAGCCTTCAACAGGCAGGAGTAGAAACCTTTCCCTTATTGATTGTTGGGGTTACAACATGACAAGGAACCATGTGTTTGATGGGCAGATTCAATCAATCTCAGCTGGTTCTGAGTTCAACTGTGGATTGTTTTCGGAGAATAGGACTGTTTTCTGTTGGGGTGATGAGGCTAATAGTCGTGTAATCAGCTTGATTCCTCAAGAAATGAGGTTTCAAAAGATTGCCGCTGGTGGATATCATGTTTGTGGGATTTTAGAGGGGGTGAATTCAAGAGCCTTCTGTTGGGGAAGGAGCCTGGGCCTTGAAGAAGAGATTTCTGTCATATCAGCAGCATATTTGAACCAAGGAAATGTTGATTTTCCTCCTAGTGATCCTATGTTGTCTGTCGTGGGAGGAAAGTTCCATGCTTGTGGAATCAAGAGCTATGACCGCGAGGTGATTTGTTGGGGCTATATTGTAAAGCGAAGCACTCCAACCCCGTCTGCCATTAAGGTCTATGAAATCGCTGCTGGAAATTACTTCACTTGTGGAATTCTCGCCGAGAAATCCCTCTTACCTGTTTGTTGGGGTCTTGAGTTCCCTAGCTCTCTTCCCCTAGCTGTTTCGCCTGGACTCTGTGAAACTACTCCTTGTCCTCCTGGTTCCTATGAATTTTTCGATGCTAATCCACCTTGCAAGTCTCCAGACTCTCATGCTTGTTTGCCTTGCAGTAATGGTTGCCCTGCTGAAATGTACCAGAAAATGGAATGTACTTTGAAATCAGATCGTCAGTGTGATTATAATTGTTCAAGTTGCTATTCAGCAGAATGCTTCTCAAACTGTTCTTCCTTATATTCCAATAATGCTAAAGGAAAGAACAGGTTTTGGTCATTGGAATTGCCGGTTGTTATTGCAGAGATTGGCCTTGCTGTGTTCTTGGTGATTGTTGTAACAACAACTGCTATTTTGTATGTTCACTATAGGCTGAGGAACTGTCAATGCTCGGCAAAACAATTGAAGCCCAAGAAAAACAACGGCGGCGGTACTTCAGTTTCTAAAGATAACGGGAAGATCCGTACTGACATGGATGAGATTAAGTTAAGGAGGGCAAGGATGTTCACTTATGAGGAACTTGAGGGGGCCACCAGCGGATTCAAGGAAGAATCCATAGTGGGAAAGGGAAGTTTCTCATGTGTTTATAAGGGGGTATTAAAGAATGGGACAGTTGTTGCGGTTAAAAAGGCTATTGTGTGTACTGATAAGCAGAAAAACTCCAAAGAATTCCACACTGAGCTAGATCTGCTATCAAGGTTAAACCATGCTCATTTACTCAACCTGCTTGGCTATTGTGAAGAGGGTGGAGAAAGGCTTCTGGTTTACGAATTCATGGCTCATGGATCCTTGTACCAGCATCTTCATGGGAAGAACCCTGCCTTAATAGAGCAATTGGATTGGGTTCGAAGGGTTACCATTGCAGTCCAAGCAGCTAGGGGAATCGAATACTTGCATGGTTATGCTTGTCCACCTGTAATTCATCGAGACATCAAATCTTCAAACATTCTCATTGATGAAGAACACAATGCCAGGGTGTCTGATTTTGGCCTTTCTTTGTTGGGACCAGCTGATAGTAGTTCGCCGTTGGCTGAGCTTCCTGCAGGAACTCTTGGCTATCTTGATCCTGAGTACTACAGGCTTCACTACCTCACAACCAAATCCGATGTTTATAGCTTTGGCGTGTTGCTCTTAGAAATCCTCAGTAGCAGAAAGGCCATAGATATGCAATACGAAGAAGGAAATATAGTTGAATGGGCAGTTCCTCTGATCAAAGCAGGAGATATATCAGCCATATTGGACCCAGCGTTGAAGCCTCCATCTGATCCCGAAGCTTTGAAAAGGATTGCAAATGTAGCTTGCAAGTGTGTTAGAATGAGGGGGAAGGAAAGGCCATCCATGGATAAAGTAACAACAGCTTTAGAACGTGCCCTTGCACAGTTGATGGGCAGCCCATGCAATGACCAACCAATATTGCCGACCGAAGTTGTTCTTGGAAGCAGTAGAATGCATAAGAAATCCTCCCAGAGGTCTTCAAACCAATCAGCAGTCTCAGAAACTGATGTCGTCGAAGGCGAAGACCAAAGGATCGAGTTTCGAGCACCTTCATGGATAACTTTTCCAAGCGTTACTTCCTCCCAAGGGAGAAAGTCATCAGCCTCGGATGCAGATGTCGATGGTAAATCCTCAGCAAGAAATTTAGGCTATGTTGCAAGTGTAGGGGATGCGCTGAGGAGCTTGGAGGAAGAGATTGGACCTGCCTCACCTCAAGAAAGATTGTTCTTGCAGCATAACTTCTGA